In one window of Lynx canadensis isolate LIC74 chromosome B3, mLynCan4.pri.v2, whole genome shotgun sequence DNA:
- the LOC115516322 gene encoding cathepsin G-like, translated as MQLLLFLMAFLLPPGAGAGEIIGGQEARPHSRPYMAFLIIQTPVGYSTCGGFLVREDFVLTAAHCWGSPITVILGAHNIRREERTQQRRSVLRAIRHPEYNQQSNVNDIMLLQLENRIQQSEAVRTVSLPQAQARLRPGAVCTVAGWGLVSLSRSTNRLHEVQLTVQRDSRCRDRFSFYTGQTQICVGNPSSRKSAFLGDSGGPLICNNVAEGIVSYGDRRGIPPAVFTRVSSFVNWITRTMERFKQQNQTWTPL; from the exons GGGAGATCATCGGAGGCCAAGAGGCCAGGCCTCATTCCCGCCCCTACATGGCTTTTCTTATAATCCAGACTCCAGTGGGGTACAGCACCTGCGGGGGTTTCCTGGTGAGAGAAGACTTTGTGCTGACGGCAGCTCACTGCTGGGGAAG TCCTATCACCGTCATCCTGGGGGCCCACAACatcaggagggaggaaagaaccCAGCAGCGCAGGTCTGTGCTCAGAGCCATCCGCCACCCTGAATACAATCAACAGAGCAACGTGAATGACATCATGTTACTGCAG cTGGAAAACAGAATCCAACAGAGTGAAGCTGTGAGGACAGTGTCTCTGCCTCAGGCACAGGCCAGACTGAGACCTGGGGCCGTGTGCACCGTGGCAGGCTGGGGCCTGGTGAGCCTGAGCAGGAGTACAAACAGACTCCATGAGGTGCAGCTAACCGTGCAGAGGGATAGCAGGTGCCGCGATCGCTTCAGTTTCTACACCGGCCAAACACAAATTTGTGTGGGAAACCCAAGTTCGAGGAAGTCCGCCTTCCTG GGGGACTCCGGAGGCCCCCTGATATGTAACAATGTGGCCGAGGGGATTGTCTCCTATGGAGACAGGAGGGGGATTCCTCCCGCAGTCTTCACCAGGGTGTCCAGCTTCGTGAACTGGATAACCAGAACAATGGAACGCTTCAAGCAGCAGAACCAGACCTGGACGCCGCTGTGA